The Elaeis guineensis isolate ETL-2024a chromosome 14, EG11, whole genome shotgun sequence genome has a segment encoding these proteins:
- the LOC105057591 gene encoding thioredoxin reductase NTRC isoform X2 — MAVFRVGMAAIVSVTPSSALPSRRCLLLRRTTAAAPPRGVPLRPPPSGGPRRTARPVSVSMPASSTEEVPVSSSAVPSSGIENLVIIGSGPAGYTAAIYAARANLKPLVFEGYQMGGVPGGQLMTTTEVENFPGFPDGISGPDLMDKMRRQAERWGAELFQEDVEFVDVKSSPFTIRSSEREVKCHSLIIATGATAKRLRLPREDDFWSRGISACAICDGASPLFKGQVLAVVGGGDTATEEALYLTKYARHVHLLVRKSQLRASKAMQDRVFNNPNITVHFNTEAVDAVSNNKGQMSGILVKRVDTGEDSILEVKGLFYGIGHTPNSRLLEGQVELDSSGYILVKGGTAKTSVEGVFAAGDVQDHEWRQAVTAAGSGCIAALSVERYLVSNNLLVEFHQPVAEEVKKEVTDRDVEMGFDITRTKHKGQYALRKLYHESPRLLCVLYTAPTCGPCRTLKPILGKVIDEFDQNVHLVEIDIEEDPEIAEAAGIMGTPCVQFFKHKEMLKTVSGVKMKKEYREFIEANK, encoded by the exons ATGGCGGTGTTTCGTGTCGGCATGGCGGCCATCGTCTCGGTGACGCCCTCCTCCGCCCTCCCCAGCCGCCGGTGTCTCCTCCTCCGCCGGACCACTGCCGCCGCTCCTCCTCGCGGCGTCCCCCTCCGCCCTCCACCCTCCGGCGGCCCCCGCCGGACTGCCCGCCCCGTCTCCGTATCGATGCCGGCCTCCTCCACGGAGGAGGTTCCCGTCTCCTCCTCTGCAG TTCCTTCTAGTGGAATCGAGAATTTGGTGATCATAGGTTCTGGTCCAGCTGGATACACTGCAGCAATTTATGCAGCTCGTGCAAATTTGAAGCCACTTGTGTTTGAAGGGTATCAAATgggtggtgttccaggagggcaGTTGATGACTACCACTGAAGTCGAAAACTTTCCTGGATTTCCAGATGGCATAAGTGGTCCTGATTTGATGGATAA GATGCGTCGTCAAGCTGAGCGTTGGGGTGCAGAACTTTTTCAAGAAGATGTTGAATTTGTAGATGTGAAGAGCAGTCCATTTACCATCCGGAGCAGTGAGCGTGAG GTAAAGTGCCACAGTCTTATTATAGCAACAGGAGCAACTGCTAAAAGGCTTAGGTTACCTCGTGAAGATGACTTTTGGAGTAGAGGAATAAGTGCTTGTGCAATATGTGATGGAGCATCTCCACTATTTAAAGGACAAGTTCTTGCAGTTGTTGGAGGAGGTGATACAGCTACCGAGGAAGCATTATATTTGACTAAATATGCTCGTCATGTGCACTTACTTGTTCGTAAAAGCCAGCTACGAGCATCAAAAGCAATGCAAGACAG AGTATTCAACAATCCAAATATTACCGTGCACTTCAATACAGAAGCTGTGGATGCCGTCAGCAATAACAAAGGCCAGATGTCAGGCATTTTAGTAAAAAGAGTTGATACTGGAGAGGATTCAATCCTAGAGGTAAAAGGTCTCTTTTATGGAATAGGGCATACACCAAACAGCCGGTTGTTAGAAGGTCAAGTCGAACTTGATAGCTCAGGCTACATCTTAGTCAAAGGAGGGACGGCAAAAACTTCAGTTGAAGGTGTCTTTGCTGCTGGTGATGTACAG GATCATGAATGGAGGCAAGCGGTAACTGCTGCTGGATCTGGATGTATCGCTGCTTTATCAGTGGAGAGATACCTAGTTTCCAATAATCTCCTTGTTGAATTTCACCAG CCTGTAGCTGAAGAGGTAAAGAAGGAAGTTACAGACAGGGATGTAGAAATGGGTTTTGACATAACACGGACAAAGCACAAGGGCCAG TATGCACTAAGGAAATTGTACCATGAAAGCCCAAGGCTATTATGTGTTTTATACACTGCACCAACATGTGGCCCTTGTAGGACTTTAAAACCAATTTTAGGCAAG GTAATAGATGAATTTGATCAGAATGTACACTTGGTTGAAATTGACATTGAGGAAGATCCTGAAATTGCGGAAGCAGCAGGAATTATGGGAACACCTTGTGTGCAATTTTTCAAACATAAGGAAATGCTCAA GACTGTGTCTGGGGTGAAAATGAAGAAAGAATACAGAGAATTTATTGAGGCAAACAAATGA
- the LOC105057591 gene encoding thioredoxin reductase NTRC isoform X1 — protein MAVFRVGMAAIVSVTPSSALPSRRCLLLRRTTAAAPPRGVPLRPPPSGGPRRTARPVSVSMPASSTEEVPVSSSAVPSSGIENLVIIGSGPAGYTAAIYAARANLKPLVFEGYQMGGVPGGQLMTTTEVENFPGFPDGISGPDLMDKMRRQAERWGAELFQEDVEFVDVKSSPFTIRSSEREVKCHSLIIATGATAKRLRLPREDDFWSRGISACAICDGASPLFKGQVLAVVGGGDTATEEALYLTKYARHVHLLVRKSQLRASKAMQDRVFNNPNITVHFNTEAVDAVSNNKGQMSGILVKRVDTGEDSILEVKGLFYGIGHTPNSRLLEGQVELDSSGYILVKGGTAKTSVEGVFAAGDVQDHEWRQAVTAAGSGCIAALSVERYLVSNNLLVEFHQPVAEEVKKEVTDRDVEMGFDITRTKHKGQYALRKLYHESPRLLCVLYTAPTCGPCRTLKPILGKVIDEFDQNVHLVEIDIEEDPEIAEAAGIMGTPCVQFFKHKEMLNPWTLQDCVWGENEERIQRIY, from the exons ATGGCGGTGTTTCGTGTCGGCATGGCGGCCATCGTCTCGGTGACGCCCTCCTCCGCCCTCCCCAGCCGCCGGTGTCTCCTCCTCCGCCGGACCACTGCCGCCGCTCCTCCTCGCGGCGTCCCCCTCCGCCCTCCACCCTCCGGCGGCCCCCGCCGGACTGCCCGCCCCGTCTCCGTATCGATGCCGGCCTCCTCCACGGAGGAGGTTCCCGTCTCCTCCTCTGCAG TTCCTTCTAGTGGAATCGAGAATTTGGTGATCATAGGTTCTGGTCCAGCTGGATACACTGCAGCAATTTATGCAGCTCGTGCAAATTTGAAGCCACTTGTGTTTGAAGGGTATCAAATgggtggtgttccaggagggcaGTTGATGACTACCACTGAAGTCGAAAACTTTCCTGGATTTCCAGATGGCATAAGTGGTCCTGATTTGATGGATAA GATGCGTCGTCAAGCTGAGCGTTGGGGTGCAGAACTTTTTCAAGAAGATGTTGAATTTGTAGATGTGAAGAGCAGTCCATTTACCATCCGGAGCAGTGAGCGTGAG GTAAAGTGCCACAGTCTTATTATAGCAACAGGAGCAACTGCTAAAAGGCTTAGGTTACCTCGTGAAGATGACTTTTGGAGTAGAGGAATAAGTGCTTGTGCAATATGTGATGGAGCATCTCCACTATTTAAAGGACAAGTTCTTGCAGTTGTTGGAGGAGGTGATACAGCTACCGAGGAAGCATTATATTTGACTAAATATGCTCGTCATGTGCACTTACTTGTTCGTAAAAGCCAGCTACGAGCATCAAAAGCAATGCAAGACAG AGTATTCAACAATCCAAATATTACCGTGCACTTCAATACAGAAGCTGTGGATGCCGTCAGCAATAACAAAGGCCAGATGTCAGGCATTTTAGTAAAAAGAGTTGATACTGGAGAGGATTCAATCCTAGAGGTAAAAGGTCTCTTTTATGGAATAGGGCATACACCAAACAGCCGGTTGTTAGAAGGTCAAGTCGAACTTGATAGCTCAGGCTACATCTTAGTCAAAGGAGGGACGGCAAAAACTTCAGTTGAAGGTGTCTTTGCTGCTGGTGATGTACAG GATCATGAATGGAGGCAAGCGGTAACTGCTGCTGGATCTGGATGTATCGCTGCTTTATCAGTGGAGAGATACCTAGTTTCCAATAATCTCCTTGTTGAATTTCACCAG CCTGTAGCTGAAGAGGTAAAGAAGGAAGTTACAGACAGGGATGTAGAAATGGGTTTTGACATAACACGGACAAAGCACAAGGGCCAG TATGCACTAAGGAAATTGTACCATGAAAGCCCAAGGCTATTATGTGTTTTATACACTGCACCAACATGTGGCCCTTGTAGGACTTTAAAACCAATTTTAGGCAAG GTAATAGATGAATTTGATCAGAATGTACACTTGGTTGAAATTGACATTGAGGAAGATCCTGAAATTGCGGAAGCAGCAGGAATTATGGGAACACCTTGTGTGCAATTTTTCAAACATAAGGAAATGCTCAA TCCTTGGACATTGCAGGACTGTGTCTGGGGTGAAAATGAAGAAAGAATACAGAGAATTTATTGA